The following coding sequences lie in one Enterococcus sp. 9E7_DIV0242 genomic window:
- the dapA gene encoding 4-hydroxy-tetrahydrodipicolinate synthase gives MELTNASIITAMVTPFTETGDIDFAKLPELVEFLLDSHTDGLILAGTTGESPTLTHDEEIDLFNEVIRLVAGRVPIICGVGTNDTRDSVEFVKEIAQIKGIDAGLAVVPYYNKPNQEGLYHHFKAIAEASELPIILYNVPGRTVASLDVETTLRLAELENVIAVKECSGLDALTELIEKAPKDFLVYTGEDSLAFATKALGGQGVISVSSHIFGNEMFDMFQALDQGELKQAAAIQRKLLPKMNALFSVPSPAPVKMALDHLGVSVGDLRLPLVSCTSEEKEKILQILDIESSRK, from the coding sequence ATGGAATTGACAAATGCTTCAATCATTACTGCAATGGTCACGCCATTTACTGAAACGGGAGACATTGATTTTGCGAAGCTTCCGGAGCTAGTAGAGTTTCTACTGGACTCACATACAGACGGCTTGATTCTTGCTGGGACTACGGGAGAGTCTCCAACACTGACACATGATGAGGAAATCGATTTATTTAACGAAGTAATTCGTTTAGTAGCTGGTCGTGTACCGATTATTTGTGGTGTTGGAACTAATGATACAAGGGATTCAGTCGAGTTTGTAAAAGAAATCGCTCAAATAAAAGGGATCGATGCTGGATTGGCTGTTGTTCCTTATTATAATAAACCCAATCAAGAGGGACTTTATCACCACTTTAAGGCAATTGCTGAGGCAAGTGAGCTGCCGATTATTTTGTACAATGTTCCTGGCAGAACAGTTGCAAGCCTTGATGTAGAGACAACACTTAGGTTGGCGGAGTTAGAGAACGTTATTGCGGTGAAGGAATGTTCCGGTCTGGATGCTTTAACGGAGCTGATCGAAAAAGCACCGAAAGATTTTCTGGTATATACGGGAGAAGATTCACTTGCATTTGCAACGAAAGCTTTAGGAGGGCAGGGTGTGATCTCTGTCTCCAGTCATATTTTTGGTAATGAGATGTTTGACATGTTTCAAGCGTTGGATCAGGGTGAGCTGAAGCAGGCTGCGGCGATCCAGCGGAAGCTGTTGCCTAAAATGAATGCTTTATTCTCTGTTCCTTCTCCTGCACCTGTAAAAATGGCGCTGGATCACTTAGGTGTTTCTGTTGGAGATTTACGTTTACCTCTTGTATCATGTACTTCTGAAGAGAAAGAAAAAATATTGCAAATACTTGATATAGAATCAAGCAGAAAGTAG
- a CDS encoding bifunctional metallophosphatase/5'-nucleotidase, producing MEEIILLHTNDLHSHFENWPKIRRFLIEKQKVQTFDKSTFTVDLGDFVDRWHPLTEATDGVANVELMNTVHYDAATIGNNEGVGNSKPQLNALYEKANFDILLGNLYDPATGERPTWAKTHKILETPNHTKIGLIALTAPFPLTYAPNGWDIRTVDEALPALIQEIRPICDILVLMSHLGIDQDMKIATNYPEVDVLLGAHTHHLFRYGEKINRTQLSAAGKFGQYVGQVRIFLENGKIIDTSAEALPTDELLELPQDVAEIEGYLEQGHALLKKKKIANLPYELSAELDDSHPLIFEALKAVKKRGDTEAAVLNTGLFLGNLPKGSVTEDDLHRVLPHPMHLIRVTLSGSDMIRFVREMEKNRHFLRKFSIVGMGFRGKIFGDLVYEGISYDKKTKTVYWNKQPLEANQQYTITTVDHFLFIPFFPTLEIAGEVEFLFPEFIRNVLGDYLRRYYSINKKQGIMDDRW from the coding sequence ATGGAAGAGATCATTCTGCTACATACCAATGACTTACACTCTCATTTTGAAAATTGGCCGAAAATCAGACGGTTTCTTATAGAGAAGCAAAAAGTGCAAACGTTTGATAAAAGCACATTTACCGTTGATTTGGGAGATTTCGTTGATCGTTGGCATCCTTTGACGGAAGCGACAGATGGTGTGGCAAATGTTGAATTGATGAATACGGTCCATTATGATGCGGCGACAATTGGCAACAATGAAGGCGTTGGGAATTCCAAACCTCAACTGAATGCCCTTTATGAAAAAGCAAATTTCGATATTCTTTTAGGAAATTTATACGATCCAGCTACAGGCGAAAGACCGACATGGGCTAAAACGCATAAGATTTTGGAGACACCAAACCATACAAAAATCGGGTTGATCGCATTAACGGCACCTTTTCCACTGACCTATGCGCCTAATGGCTGGGATATTCGCACAGTCGATGAGGCGTTACCCGCCTTGATTCAAGAGATTCGACCAATTTGCGATATTCTTGTACTGATGAGCCATCTGGGGATCGATCAGGATATGAAAATTGCGACGAATTATCCCGAAGTTGATGTGCTCTTAGGGGCACATACCCATCATCTATTCCGATATGGAGAGAAAATCAATAGAACGCAGTTATCCGCTGCTGGTAAGTTTGGTCAGTATGTTGGGCAGGTACGGATTTTTCTGGAAAATGGAAAAATTATCGATACGTCAGCAGAGGCATTACCCACTGACGAGCTACTTGAGCTTCCTCAGGATGTTGCAGAAATTGAAGGGTACTTAGAACAAGGGCATGCTCTTTTGAAAAAGAAAAAAATTGCAAACCTACCTTATGAACTTTCTGCAGAGCTGGATGACTCTCATCCGTTGATTTTTGAAGCACTTAAGGCAGTGAAAAAGCGCGGAGACACAGAAGCTGCAGTTCTGAATACGGGGTTATTTCTTGGCAATCTTCCTAAAGGTAGCGTGACGGAGGATGATCTTCATCGGGTGTTGCCTCATCCAATGCATTTGATACGGGTAACACTTTCTGGTAGCGATATGATTCGTTTTGTTAGAGAGATGGAGAAAAATCGCCATTTTCTTAGAAAGTTTTCAATCGTCGGTATGGGCTTTCGTGGCAAAATATTTGGCGATCTTGTTTATGAGGGGATTTCTTATGATAAAAAGACGAAAACGGTCTATTGGAACAAGCAACCACTCGAAGCTAATCAACAGTATACGATTACGACAGTAGATCATTTTCTATTTATTCCTTTCTTTCCAACACTGGAAATAGCTGGTGAGGTTGAATTTCTCTTTCCGGAGTTCATTCGAAATGTTTTAGGAGACTATCTCAGACGCTACTATTCAATCAATAAAAAACAAGGTATAATGGACGACAGGTGGTGA
- a CDS encoding CsbD family protein: protein MTDLNGRVNDAKDKVQGETKEAVGKVTDDKGKEAEGKLQSGFADAKTKARDAGEDIKDGAEKFGDKIKEGFDDLKEKFHKHDEK from the coding sequence ACGGACGTGTAAATGATGCGAAAGATAAAGTGCAAGGTGAAACAAAAGAAGCAGTCGGAAAAGTAACGGATGACAAAGGAAAAGAAGCTGAAGGTAAACTTCAATCTGGCTTTGCTGATGCAAAAACAAAAGCAAGAGATGCTGGAGAAGATATTAAAGATGGCGCTGAAAAATTTGGCGATAAAATCAAAGAAGGCTTTGACGACCTGAAAGAAAAATTCCATAAGCATGACGAAAAATAA
- the spxB gene encoding pyruvate oxidase: MVDTINAGTAMVKVLESWGIDHIYGIPGGSFNSTMDALYKEKDRINYIQVRHEEVGALAAAADAKLTGKIGAVFGSAGPGATHLINGLYDAQMDHVPVLALLGQVASSSMNYNSFQELNENPMFADVSVYNRTVMTPESLPHVIDEAIKAAYKYNGVAVVTIPVDFGFIEIPDTYLSTAINHKIGLTMPDSKDIQKATVLIEQAKQPILYIGQGTRGGWAEIKRFSEYFSMPVAAAVLAKGIVPDSYENFLGFAARVATKPANEALAEADLIVFVGSDFPFAAAFFNPEAVFIQVDIDAAKFGRRHKTDVSILGDAKTALKMMVEQGTQRPEDTWLKANQENKKNWINWLRSFDNASDAPLRPEPVFKEIRRIAEENAVFVTDVGNTTIHAIRLLDMNGKQRFTTSGWFATMGNGIPGGIAAKLSFPERQVFTLSGDGAFAMVMQDIITQVKYQLPIINVVFSNDSFGFIEAEQEDTEQKKFGVFLEGADYGKAGEALGADGFTITNYEQLAPAFEAAKNSKRPVVIDVKIRNARPLPVEELVLDPEKFSPEEIDAFKQKYEVHGMPVLKELLKNQ, from the coding sequence ATGGTAGACACAATCAATGCGGGTACTGCCATGGTAAAAGTCTTGGAGAGTTGGGGAATCGATCATATTTATGGCATTCCCGGAGGATCATTCAATTCAACCATGGATGCTCTTTATAAAGAAAAAGACAGAATCAATTACATTCAAGTCAGACATGAAGAGGTTGGTGCTCTGGCAGCTGCGGCTGATGCTAAATTAACTGGTAAAATCGGGGCTGTTTTCGGGTCAGCCGGACCTGGTGCCACTCATTTGATCAATGGACTTTATGACGCCCAAATGGACCATGTCCCTGTTTTGGCATTGCTCGGACAAGTAGCCTCTTCTTCAATGAACTATAACTCCTTCCAAGAACTGAATGAAAATCCGATGTTTGCAGATGTCAGTGTGTATAATCGAACTGTGATGACACCTGAAAGTTTGCCGCATGTAATTGACGAAGCGATAAAAGCGGCATATAAGTATAACGGTGTTGCAGTTGTTACAATTCCTGTTGATTTTGGCTTTATTGAGATACCGGATACTTATCTATCAACAGCAATCAATCACAAAATAGGCTTGACGATGCCTGACAGCAAAGATATCCAAAAAGCAACTGTACTCATTGAACAAGCAAAACAGCCCATTCTTTATATTGGACAAGGTACCCGTGGCGGTTGGGCAGAAATTAAACGTTTTTCTGAATATTTCTCAATGCCTGTCGCTGCTGCAGTTCTAGCAAAAGGAATCGTCCCTGATTCCTACGAAAATTTCTTAGGCTTCGCTGCAAGAGTTGCAACCAAGCCGGCAAATGAAGCCTTGGCCGAAGCAGACCTCATTGTGTTCGTCGGCAGTGATTTTCCATTTGCCGCAGCCTTCTTCAATCCTGAAGCGGTCTTTATCCAAGTCGATATTGATGCAGCAAAATTTGGACGCAGACACAAAACAGATGTCTCTATTTTAGGTGACGCAAAAACAGCATTGAAAATGATGGTCGAGCAAGGAACACAACGACCAGAGGATACATGGTTAAAGGCAAACCAGGAGAACAAAAAGAACTGGATAAACTGGCTGCGAAGCTTTGATAATGCTAGCGATGCACCCCTTAGACCTGAGCCTGTATTCAAAGAAATACGTCGAATCGCAGAAGAAAATGCTGTTTTTGTTACAGATGTCGGCAATACAACGATTCATGCGATTCGCCTTCTTGATATGAATGGCAAACAACGATTCACTACCTCCGGTTGGTTTGCAACAATGGGAAATGGTATTCCCGGTGGTATTGCTGCAAAGCTTAGTTTCCCCGAACGCCAAGTATTTACGTTAAGCGGTGATGGAGCATTCGCCATGGTCATGCAAGATATCATTACTCAAGTAAAATATCAGCTGCCAATCATCAATGTCGTCTTTTCGAACGACTCATTTGGGTTTATTGAAGCGGAGCAAGAAGATACGGAGCAAAAGAAATTCGGTGTCTTTCTTGAGGGGGCCGATTATGGCAAAGCTGGTGAAGCACTTGGTGCAGATGGTTTCACAATCACAAACTATGAACAGCTAGCACCAGCCTTTGAAGCCGCTAAAAACAGTAAGCGACCAGTAGTCATTGATGTAAAAATTAGAAACGCCCGTCCACTTCCTGTTGAAGAGCTAGTTCTCGATCCGGAAAAATTCAGCCCGGAAGAAATAGATGCATTTAAGCAAAAATATGAAGTACACGGTATGCCAGTTTTGAAAGAATTACTGAAAAACCAATGA
- a CDS encoding ZIP family metal transporter, whose protein sequence is MIDWLIALDPWQQALVGTGFTYFMTALGAGLVFFFKDIKKDVLNLMLGFASGVMIAASFWSLLAPAIERAEENGNIAWLVVSIGFGLGGLFLYIADKTLPHMHFGPNHEQEGLPSHLKRTILLVFSITLHNIPEGLAVGVAFGAAASADDPRAAVLAAISVALGIGIQNFPEGAAVSIPLRQEGLSRWKSFVYGQASGIVEPIAGIIGAILVTKMSLLLPYALAFAAGAMIYVVVEELIPEAQQTLTSKRHFAVFGVMLGFIIMMILDVALG, encoded by the coding sequence ATGATCGATTGGCTAATAGCATTGGACCCATGGCAACAGGCATTGGTTGGTACTGGGTTTACTTACTTCATGACTGCTTTAGGTGCAGGATTGGTGTTTTTCTTTAAAGATATCAAAAAGGATGTATTGAACTTGATGCTGGGCTTTGCCTCTGGTGTGATGATTGCTGCGAGTTTTTGGTCGTTACTTGCACCAGCTATCGAACGTGCAGAAGAGAATGGGAATATTGCTTGGCTCGTAGTTAGTATTGGGTTTGGGTTAGGTGGCCTCTTTTTATATATCGCGGATAAAACATTGCCTCATATGCACTTTGGTCCAAATCACGAACAAGAAGGGTTGCCCTCTCACTTAAAGAGGACAATTTTACTGGTGTTTTCAATTACACTCCACAATATTCCAGAGGGGTTGGCCGTAGGGGTCGCTTTTGGGGCGGCAGCTTCTGCAGATGATCCAAGAGCAGCTGTCTTGGCGGCTATCTCCGTCGCTTTGGGGATTGGGATTCAGAATTTTCCAGAGGGGGCGGCAGTGTCGATTCCATTGCGCCAAGAGGGATTAAGCCGCTGGAAGTCATTTGTTTATGGGCAAGCATCGGGTATTGTTGAACCAATTGCCGGAATCATTGGGGCAATCCTTGTAACTAAAATGTCCTTGCTTCTTCCATACGCATTGGCGTTTGCCGCAGGAGCAATGATTTATGTCGTTGTTGAGGAATTGATACCCGAAGCGCAACAAACACTGACAAGCAAACGGCATTTCGCGGTTTTCGGAGTCATGCTTGGCTTTATCATTATGATGATCCTTGATGTTGCATTAGGCTAG
- a CDS encoding methylated-DNA--[protein]-cysteine S-methyltransferase has product MEIATPIGSVWLDANEQGLTQVSFFPIENHQTNQWTEQAAQELAFYFSGTLKEFTTPLSFEKGTIFQRKVWDALADIPYGETRSYLDIAIAVNSEKAVRAIGQANRNNPLPIIIPCHRVIGKNGKLTGYMGKTTEEGLSIKSYLLELENIL; this is encoded by the coding sequence ATGGAAATCGCTACACCTATCGGCTCCGTCTGGTTGGATGCCAATGAACAAGGTCTGACACAGGTATCTTTTTTCCCAATAGAAAACCATCAGACGAACCAGTGGACGGAGCAAGCGGCTCAAGAATTAGCTTTTTATTTCTCCGGCACCCTCAAAGAATTCACGACTCCTTTATCCTTTGAAAAAGGAACTATTTTTCAACGCAAGGTATGGGATGCTTTAGCGGATATTCCTTATGGAGAAACTCGCTCATACCTAGACATTGCGATAGCTGTGAACTCTGAAAAAGCGGTGCGTGCAATTGGGCAAGCCAACCGAAACAATCCACTGCCGATCATCATTCCTTGCCATCGTGTCATCGGAAAAAACGGCAAGCTGACTGGTTATATGGGGAAAACCACCGAAGAAGGTCTTTCGATAAAATCCTACCTTCTTGAACTAGAAAATATTTTGTAA
- a CDS encoding AI-2E family transporter, whose translation MDKKETKWISFLGGRNLLFTLVALLLLGGVVFVFHLVGFIFEPLQIIFKTVIGPVILALILYYLLNPLINWLERRGIKRVISVSLVFVLIIGLIALGVVLIIPILQNQINSLVKDFPSYISDVSRSISDFFRDTPFEQSLRDSLASVQKWFDNLSNSLDEYFTKAVAGASTVFSTITGFALIMVTAPIITFFLLKDDQKFFSAILAIIPPRFRADAKEIGATMNSQVGAYLKGQILVSIAVGVLTFIGFLIIGMPYSGTLSIIVGITAVVPYIGPFVAFVPAAIVAFMVSFPMLVQMCIVWVIVQMLNGHLIEPQVMGKHLVVHPLTIVIVLLVMGDLLGMFGLIFGIPIYAIIKVLVTYAFRKFKTRYNRYYGDSGKYEETEFSKGEYLDD comes from the coding sequence ATGGATAAAAAAGAAACGAAATGGATTTCATTCCTTGGTGGTCGGAATTTATTATTTACTTTGGTTGCACTGTTATTATTGGGTGGCGTGGTGTTTGTTTTTCATCTAGTTGGGTTTATTTTTGAACCGCTTCAAATCATTTTCAAAACAGTGATCGGTCCAGTAATTTTAGCACTTATTTTGTATTATCTACTTAATCCTTTAATCAATTGGCTGGAAAGAAGAGGGATAAAGCGGGTTATTAGCGTGTCACTTGTATTTGTTTTAATCATAGGATTGATTGCTTTAGGTGTGGTCTTGATTATTCCTATTTTGCAAAATCAAATCAACAGTCTGGTAAAAGACTTCCCGTCATACATCAGCGATGTTTCCCGTAGTATTAGCGATTTTTTCAGGGATACGCCGTTTGAACAATCCTTGCGTGATAGCTTGGCAAGTGTTCAAAAATGGTTTGATAACTTATCCAATAGCTTAGACGAGTATTTCACTAAAGCTGTAGCAGGTGCTTCAACTGTCTTTTCAACAATTACCGGGTTTGCGCTTATTATGGTAACAGCACCAATTATTACCTTCTTTTTGCTGAAGGATGATCAGAAGTTCTTTTCAGCGATCTTGGCTATTATTCCACCAAGATTCCGCGCAGATGCAAAAGAAATTGGTGCTACAATGAATAGTCAGGTTGGGGCCTATCTTAAAGGGCAAATTTTGGTATCCATCGCTGTCGGAGTCCTGACATTTATCGGATTTTTGATTATCGGTATGCCGTATTCCGGCACCCTTTCTATTATTGTTGGAATCACTGCTGTCGTGCCCTATATTGGGCCGTTCGTGGCTTTTGTTCCAGCGGCAATAGTTGCATTTATGGTTTCCTTTCCTATGCTGGTGCAGATGTGTATCGTCTGGGTCATCGTTCAGATGTTGAATGGTCATTTGATTGAACCGCAGGTGATGGGGAAACATTTAGTAGTTCATCCATTGACTATTGTCATTGTATTACTGGTTATGGGAGATTTACTGGGAATGTTTGGTTTGATATTCGGTATACCGATTTATGCCATCATTAAGGTGCTTGTGACCTATGCGTTCCGTAAGTTCAAAACAAGATATAATCGTTACTATGGGGACTCAGGTAAATATGAGGAAACAGAATTTTCGAAAGGAGAATATTTGGATGATTAA
- a CDS encoding ribonuclease J, whose product MSTIRIIPLGGVRENGKNMYIAEVGDEIFVLDCGLKYPENELLGIDVVIPDFTYLEENIDRIAGVFLTHGHADAIGALPYLLSKVQVPVFGTELTVELAKLSVSDHPSSKKFKDFHVVDAHTEIDFGNATVSFFKTTHTIPDSIGISIKTGEGNIVYTGDFKFDQSAAPMYQTDFGRLAEIGSEGVLALLSDSSNAENPVPVASELQIADEVYDTIQYWEGRIIVASVASNLKRVQQVLNAAHKSGRKVVLTGLDLEKIIRTAMRLDKLELPSEELIVTAKDMKKYPDEELLILETGRMGEPIKSLQKMANKTHRLVSIKEGDLVYITTTPTTAMETVVAKTEDIVYRAGGTVKQISDNLRVSGHGNPADLQLMLNLMKPKFFIPVQGEYRQLAAHADLAHELGIPYKNIFITGRGDILEYKKKKMSASGTTTADNIMIDGLGVGDIGNIVLRDRRILSEDGIFVAVITINRREKKIVSPAKITSRGFVYVKTSKDLMQESSNIVTEIVEKHLENKDFEWSKLKQDIREQLSRYLFEQTKRRPVILPVIMEASQRKKAK is encoded by the coding sequence GTGAGTACAATAAGAATCATTCCACTTGGCGGTGTACGCGAAAATGGAAAAAATATGTATATCGCTGAAGTAGGAGATGAAATTTTTGTGCTGGATTGCGGATTGAAATATCCGGAAAATGAACTGTTAGGAATCGATGTTGTGATTCCGGATTTTACGTATCTGGAGGAAAATATCGATCGGATAGCCGGAGTTTTTCTAACTCATGGACATGCGGATGCCATCGGGGCGTTACCATATCTGCTATCTAAAGTTCAGGTGCCAGTATTCGGTACAGAATTAACTGTGGAACTTGCAAAACTTAGTGTAAGCGACCATCCATCATCTAAAAAATTCAAGGATTTCCATGTTGTTGATGCACATACTGAGATCGATTTCGGTAATGCAACTGTTAGCTTCTTTAAAACAACACATACAATCCCAGATTCAATTGGAATCAGTATCAAGACAGGTGAAGGAAATATCGTTTACACAGGAGATTTCAAGTTTGACCAAAGTGCTGCACCAATGTATCAAACTGATTTTGGCCGTTTGGCAGAAATTGGTAGTGAAGGCGTATTGGCGTTATTGAGTGATTCGTCGAATGCTGAAAATCCTGTACCAGTAGCCTCTGAACTGCAAATTGCAGATGAGGTATATGATACCATCCAATACTGGGAAGGTCGGATTATCGTGGCTTCGGTAGCCAGTAATCTGAAAAGAGTTCAGCAAGTGCTGAACGCAGCTCATAAGTCAGGTCGTAAAGTTGTTTTGACAGGTCTCGACTTGGAGAAAATCATTCGAACAGCTATGCGTTTGGATAAATTAGAGTTGCCAAGTGAAGAGTTGATTGTCACTGCGAAAGATATGAAGAAGTACCCAGATGAAGAGCTGTTGATTTTAGAAACAGGGCGTATGGGTGAGCCGATCAAATCGCTGCAAAAAATGGCAAACAAGACACATCGTTTAGTGAGTATCAAAGAAGGCGATTTAGTCTATATTACAACTACACCGACTACAGCGATGGAAACTGTTGTTGCTAAGACAGAAGATATCGTGTACCGTGCCGGTGGGACAGTGAAACAAATCTCTGATAATCTACGTGTTTCCGGTCACGGAAATCCGGCAGATCTTCAATTGATGCTGAATTTAATGAAGCCAAAATTCTTTATTCCTGTCCAAGGAGAGTACCGCCAATTGGCGGCACATGCGGATTTAGCCCATGAGCTGGGCATTCCTTACAAAAATATCTTTATTACGGGTCGAGGCGACATTTTAGAGTATAAAAAGAAAAAAATGTCTGCATCCGGCACAACAACTGCGGATAACATCATGATCGATGGATTGGGTGTTGGTGATATTGGAAACATCGTTCTTAGAGATCGTCGAATCTTATCAGAGGATGGAATCTTTGTTGCAGTAATCACAATTAATCGTCGTGAGAAGAAAATCGTTTCTCCGGCTAAAATTACCTCCAGAGGCTTTGTTTATGTGAAAACAAGCAAAGATTTGATGCAGGAAAGCAGTAATATTGTGACAGAGATTGTTGAAAAACATCTTGAGAATAAGGACTTTGAATGGAGTAAATTGAAGCAGGATATTCGGGAGCAACTGAGCCGATATCTCTTTGAGCAGACAAAACGTCGTCCGGTGATATTACCTGTAATCATGGAAGCATCACAACGCAAAAAAGCAAAATAA
- a CDS encoding aspartate-semialdehyde dehydrogenase, whose product MEKSYVVAVVGATGAVGTKMIEMLEQTKLPIKQIKLLASKRSAGKELKFKDQTLVVEELVPASFENVDIALFSAGGGISKVFAPEAVKRGAVVIDNTSHFRMAADVPLVVPEVNREALKKHQGIIANPNCSTIQMMVALEPIRQAVGLDRIIVSTYQAVSGAGISAVEELKKQAVDYINGTPADGLTAEIMPCGGDKKHYPIAFNALPQIDVFSDDDYTYEEWKMVNETKKIMEDDTLKVSATCVRIPVLSGHSESVYIEVENETSVTAIREVLSAAPGVVLQDDPSQQLYPQALTSVDKKDTFVGRIRKDLDEDKGFHLWIVSDNLLKGAAWNSVQIAETLHEMDLVRV is encoded by the coding sequence ATGGAAAAATCATATGTTGTTGCAGTGGTAGGTGCAACAGGGGCAGTTGGAACAAAAATGATCGAGATGTTGGAGCAGACAAAATTGCCGATCAAGCAAATCAAACTTCTGGCTTCAAAACGTTCTGCGGGTAAAGAACTGAAATTTAAAGATCAGACACTGGTTGTGGAAGAATTAGTTCCAGCGTCTTTTGAAAATGTCGATATTGCGTTATTCAGTGCCGGCGGAGGTATCTCTAAAGTATTTGCTCCGGAAGCAGTGAAGCGGGGAGCAGTAGTAATCGACAATACCAGTCATTTTCGGATGGCGGCGGATGTTCCTTTGGTGGTTCCAGAGGTTAATAGAGAAGCTTTGAAGAAGCATCAAGGGATTATTGCGAACCCTAATTGCTCGACTATCCAAATGATGGTGGCACTTGAACCAATCAGACAGGCGGTTGGCTTAGATCGAATCATTGTTTCTACTTATCAGGCTGTCAGTGGAGCAGGCATCAGCGCTGTGGAAGAGCTGAAGAAGCAGGCTGTAGATTATATCAATGGGACACCGGCGGATGGGCTGACTGCGGAAATCATGCCATGTGGAGGAGATAAGAAGCATTATCCAATTGCATTCAATGCTCTTCCTCAAATCGATGTGTTCTCTGATGACGATTATACCTATGAGGAATGGAAGATGGTCAACGAGACCAAGAAAATCATGGAGGACGACACATTAAAGGTCAGTGCGACCTGTGTTCGAATCCCAGTTTTATCCGGACATTCCGAATCAGTCTATATAGAGGTAGAAAATGAGACTTCTGTTACAGCAATCCGGGAAGTGCTGTCAGCAGCACCAGGTGTTGTTTTACAGGATGATCCAAGTCAACAGCTCTATCCTCAGGCATTGACCAGTGTGGATAAGAAAGACACATTTGTTGGTAGAATTCGTAAAGATTTGGATGAGGATAAAGGGTTTCATTTATGGATCGTCTCTGACAATCTACTAAAGGGTGCTGCATGGAACTCTGTTCAAATTGCAGAGACTCTTCACGAAATGGATTTGGTTCGAGTTTAA
- a CDS encoding DUF308 domain-containing protein codes for MKKIAAIVGGIILLVMLFTAPWVALTLIGLIGGVISLRKFFYYRGQRQPDKAKTSAIVLGVSVAAFAIGGYLMPSTTPEKETASESKQRTTQTTKKEVQESSKQEEITLGLSETVETDGAGTITIKGTTEPHTTVYLASESSDKGVEADSDGNFELNYALTTDTEKTIEVIAERDGQKITKQITAKPSTAFIAAKKAEADKKAEELRIAQEAEQKQAEIERLTKEAEAVVAQAEANQTRENVVAASTAIAAIPEGNQGLSTRVSAVDTAIHAREEQAAQQAAAAAEAEQAAQQAQNDVTQMVLVTPTGSKYHNRKCGNGTYTEDTLDAATSRGLTPCSKCF; via the coding sequence ATGAAAAAGATCGCAGCAATTGTCGGGGGAATTATATTATTGGTTATGCTGTTTACAGCTCCTTGGGTAGCATTGACGCTAATAGGACTAATAGGTGGGGTTATCTCGCTTCGAAAATTTTTCTATTATCGAGGACAAAGACAACCTGATAAAGCGAAAACTTCCGCAATAGTTCTTGGGGTATCTGTTGCAGCGTTTGCCATTGGTGGTTATCTGATGCCTTCTACTACACCTGAAAAAGAGACCGCTTCAGAGAGTAAACAACGAACCACACAAACGACAAAGAAAGAAGTCCAAGAATCTTCTAAACAGGAAGAAATCACCTTAGGCTTATCAGAAACTGTTGAAACAGATGGTGCTGGGACAATAACCATTAAAGGAACGACAGAGCCTCATACAACCGTCTACCTGGCATCTGAATCCTCTGACAAAGGTGTTGAAGCAGATTCCGATGGAAATTTTGAACTGAACTATGCTCTCACAACCGATACTGAAAAAACGATTGAAGTCATCGCTGAGCGAGATGGACAAAAAATTACTAAACAAATAACTGCCAAACCCTCTACTGCCTTCATCGCAGCAAAGAAAGCAGAAGCAGATAAAAAAGCAGAAGAACTTCGAATCGCCCAAGAAGCAGAGCAAAAACAAGCTGAAATCGAACGCCTGACAAAAGAAGCTGAAGCAGTTGTTGCTCAAGCTGAAGCAAACCAAACCCGTGAGAATGTTGTTGCTGCTTCAACTGCTATTGCAGCTATTCCAGAAGGAAACCAAGGCTTATCCACTCGAGTTTCTGCGGTCGATACAGCCATTCATGCGCGTGAAGAGCAAGCAGCTCAGCAGGCAGCTGCCGCTGCGGAAGCAGAACAAGCGGCTCAGCAAGCGCAAAACGACGTAACACAGATGGTATTGGTTACACCTACAGGATCAAAATACCATAACAGAAAATGTGGAAATGGGACATACACGGAAGACACCTTAGATGCAGCTACTAGCAGAGGCTTAACACCGTGCTCTAAATGTTTCTAA